The genomic region CAGGTCGACTGGCCGAGATCGAGGGCCGTCAGCTGACCGATCGCCTCGTAGGTGAGGGTTCCGGAGCGCGAGACGACGCCGATCGGCCCCGGAATCGAGATGTGTCCGGGCATGATGCCCAGCTTGCACTCGCCCGGGGTAATGATGCCGGGGCAGTTGCCGCCGATCAGGCGGGTGGGAAGCCCCTGCAGGATGCGTTGCACCCGCACCATGTCGCGTGCCGGGATGCCCTCGGTGATGCAGACGACGACCTCGATGCCGGAATCAGCCGCCTCGAGGATTGCGTCGGCCGCGAACGGAGGCGGCACGAAGATCAGCGACGCGTTGGCGTTGGTTTCCCTGACCG from Acidobacteriota bacterium harbors:
- a CDS encoding succinate--CoA ligase subunit alpha, which translates into the protein MSIWVNSETKVVVQGLTGKEGRFHAEKCREYGTQIVAGVTPGKAGQDVDGVPVFNTVEDAVRETNANASLIFVPPPFAADAILEAADSGIEVVVCITEGIPARDMVRVQRILQGLPTRLIGGNCPGIITPGECKLGIMPGHISIPGPIGVVSRSGTLTYEAIGQLTALDLGQST